In one Dermacentor variabilis isolate Ectoservices chromosome 4, ASM5094787v1, whole genome shotgun sequence genomic region, the following are encoded:
- the LOC142579648 gene encoding uncharacterized protein LOC142579648 isoform X2 → MMRSLTVFPAASLLVLWAVAEIGLCNNVVPCPLHCSASVSIFMPDGSLQTVNKERKEVLIRITNDFRKASGTGKFVIISMGNTKVRVPASLEVSLGIIAKKYPDLVQLLIKIIRYEMSFKQTKKVPPSSKLVVPPATTTKPTKRPPPKRIAKTKPPARAITTKTKRKTTTKRTARTITTKTKRKTTTKRTARTITTTRKRRVPTKGTAKTITTTKKRTTTTKRTARITTAKTTKNIPRRNKLIRVTSVPNMTMSNPGDYRNSITAGSGVDIKVLLMLGYMMSQPNYFAAIYRMLLQYGITFPSLIGPIYSVTYRMHVIQLPRPFVVSYAFALNNKLFNLPKESKQLAIYLSHHMDQFSAVATFLHQIGASFPVDSMGKITGFSIFNHTYSFSSAITTTISIESKRFVLPKDINLILLAVKNNPREFFRIQMVLGAFGVKFVKKGEGFTQAIYGNKKYNVNTMRGVTITIEKKQYNIPADLENIFEKAEGFSVGALIAALQEKGVPIEVDEKTGVILGIIINKVKIPFPVSIDLRFKLDDKLYLIPRDLGKLVAVLEKKGMPSKILSILYTRYGVIPVRDSNGIVVAISFNGKQFKVKAEPLTAVVIRGKKFLLPRDTEKMVELVHSQQKDKKIGFEFLKALKVAGFMLINDDDGAMRSIQKGAQIIKLGMEIRIMVTYGPTVYHVPKDLMRLVKDIRSSGPKEVRQVIQQLKAFDVEVKKKNSKLTILFNSVRYVVDLKSGGVKG, encoded by the coding sequence ATGATGCGTTCTCTCACCGTTTTCCCGGCCGCCTCGTTGCTTGTGCTTTGGGCAGTGGCCGAGATAGGCCTATGCAACAACGTGGTTCCCTGCCCTCTACACTGTTCGGCCAGCGTCAGTATCTTTATGCCCGACGGGTCGCTCCAGACTGTGAATAAGGAGCGGAAGGAGGTCCTTATTCGCATCACGAATGATTTTCGTAAGGCTTCCGGTACTGGAAAGTTTGTGATAATATCGATGGGCAACACAAAGGTAAGGGTGCCGGCATCCTTGGAGGTCTCGCTCGGAATAATTGCGAAAAAGTACCcagatttggtgcagttgttgatCAAAATCATCAGGTATGAAATGAGCTTCAAGCAAACAAAGAAGGTGCCACCGAGTAGTAAGCTTGTCGTTCCGCCCGCGACGACGACAAAGCCCACGAAGAGGCCTCCGCCAAAACGCATAGCCAAGACTAAACCACCGGCTAGAGCCATCACTACCAAAACAAAGCGCAAAACAACGACCAAACGAACAGCTAGAACCATCACTACCAAAACAAAGCGCAAAACAACGACTAAACGAACAGCTAGAACCATCACTACCACAAGAAAGCGCAGAGTACCGACTAAAGGAACAGCTAAAACCATCACTACCACAAAAAAGCGCACAACAACGACTAAACGAACAGCTAGAATCACCACTGCGAAGACGACCAAGAACATACCACGTCGCAACAAACTCATCAGAGTGACTTCTGTACCGAATATGACCATGTCCAACCCAGGGGACTACCGGAATTCAATCACAGCTGGAAGTGGGGTCGACATCAAGGTGCTCCTTATGCTTGGATATATGATGAGCCAGCCCAACTACTTCGCCGCCATTTACCGAATGCTGTTGCAATACGGCATAACGTTCCCGAGCCTCATTGGGCCGATCTACTCGGTCACTTACAGAATGCATGTTATACAACTCCCGAGGCCATTTGTGGTAAGCTACGCCTTTGCTCTCAACAATAAGCTGTTTAACTTACCGAAAGAATCGAAGCAGCTTGCCATTTACCTTTCCCACCACATGGATCAGTTCAGCGCGGTAGCGACGTTTCTTCACCAGATTGGAGCGTCCTTCCCCGTCGACAGCATGGGAAAGATTACCGGCTTCAGTATATTCAATCACACGTACAGCTTTTCGAGTGCCATAACCACGACCATCTCCATTGAGAGCAAGAGGTTTGTCTTACCGAAGGACATCAACTTGATTCTGCTTGCTGTCAAGAACAATCCCAGGGAGTTCTTCAGAATCCAGATGGTGTTAGGAGCGTTCGGCGTGAAATTCGTCAAGAAAGGAGAGGGCTTCACCCAGGCGATTTATGGCAATAAAAAATACAACGTGAACACAATGCGCGGTGTGACGATCACGATCGAAAAGAAGCAATATAACATTCCAGCTGACCTGGAGAACATATTCGAGAAGGCGGAGGGCTTTAGTGTGGGCGCACTGATCGCGGCTTTGCAGGAAAAAGGCGTTCCTATTGAAGTTGATGaaaaaactggtgtcatccttggCATCATCATAAACAAAGTCAAAATTCCGTTCCCGGTTTCCATCGACCTGCGCTTTAAGCTGGATGACAAACTTTACCTTATACCCCGTGACCTCGGCAAGCTAGTCgctgttctcgaaaagaaaggCATGCCTAGCAAGATCCTGTCCATTTTGTACACCCGCTACGGAGTCATCCCAGTCCGCGATTCGAATGGTATTGTCGTCGCCATCTCGTTCAACGGGAAACAGTTCAAGGTCAAGGCGGAGCCGTTGACTGCTGTTGTTATACGAGGTAAGAAGTTCTTGCTACCGAGGGACACTGAAAAAATGGTTGAGTTGGTGCATTCCCAGCAAAAAGATAAGAAGATTGGCTTCGAATTTCTGAAGGCGCTAAAGGTGGCTGGTTTCATGCTTATcaacgacgacgatggcgcgatGCGCTCGATCCAGAAGGGGGCCCAGATAATCAAGCTCGGCATGGAGATACGCATAATGGTAACGTACGGCCCAACCGTTTACCACGTGCCCAAAGACTTGATGCGACTCGTGAAAGACATCCGCAGCTCAGGACCGAAAGAAGTCAGGCAGGTCATACAACAACTCAAAGCCTTCGACGTAGAagtcaaaaagaaaaacagcaagcTAACCATACTGTTTAACAGCGTCAGGTACGTggtggacctgaagtctggcggCGTCAAGGGATAG
- the LOC142579648 gene encoding uncharacterized protein LOC142579648 isoform X1: MRFLSTLLVVSLLLLWTGTEAGFCLSPCPAHCSAERVVYVRNNTVSTEEGPRAKIIAEIALVLQQVRPGVRKSEMKFNGRTVAVPNTVRNKVEKALKRFPELANILLELVISKVEPPRNERKKKSTPKPRRPPPVRSTPPKPRRPPPVRSTPPKPRPPPPVRSTPPKRRPPPPVRSTPPKPRRPPPVRFTPPKPETVLPDASQPIIIPPTSQGVRTEAHAILELLLNFPNHFPTIITYLVTKGVKFSDFTKPINSVTVDNRVVRLPRPLKLGYKINIDGRSFHLPQEAKQFAGYVGTHQHLLTVAITLLRQLGTEFSVDRGGKITSFEIFGKKQSFTQSLGGAVFVKGKKYDLPKDIKALLNVVKNNPTEFFKIQMLLEAFGVRYIKSSARNVVRINYGKDSYDIPVKGSARITLGELAFNIPADLEKIFKTKQGLDVGAVLQALQRAHIPLNVERDTGIVTGVVVNGETIPFPVALDLRFKLYGKQYVIPRDLAKIVSVLEEKNMPSEVLSILYSYYGVSPVLNANKVVIALSFNNFTIPVKARPMTALVIAGVKLLLPRDADKMYGLMTSKKITPVQLLQALQLVGYTFVPGPDGTMQTIQKGAERIKLNFALRMYVVLNKKRYRVPNDLPPLVDAISRLKPKDMAKVIADLNRYGAVIAVKGTKAVIMLNGMKHEVSLKSRVGTNLGLIVHISNMTFNIPKDLKAIVSYANSKGAAVMQLLVELFKSHGIKVNQSPKGLILSILMDGKLYSVNNAGKKDDGSVQVKIRGKMFWIPREMLSLSKKLKGFRYAELLVALIRMGAKVEADKESNFYGFRFKGRLMRFPKKFHVAVKVDRTGAMFRVPAELGKLAKTLSKGEWHWDEVRKTLNAAGVKVAGKSGPIKSFSFQGETFSVKK, from the coding sequence ATGCGGTTTCTCTCCACGCTCCTGGTCGTCTCGCTGCTCCTGCTGTGGACGGGGACTGAGGCGGGCTTCTGCCTGAGCCCGTGCCCTGCACACTGCAGCGCGGAGCGCGTCGTCTACGTGCGCAACAACACAGTTTCCACCGAGGAAGGACCCCGGGCCAAGATCATCGCCGAAATTGCGCTCGTGCTGCAGCAGGTCAGACCAGGCGTCCGGAAGAGCGAAATGAAGTTTAACGGCCGAACGGTCGCGGTGCCGAACACCGTGAGGAATAAAGTAGAGAAAGCCCTCAAGAGGTTCCCGGAGCTTGCGAATATCCTGCTGGAATTGGTGATCTCCAAGGTTGAGCCTCCGCGGaacgagaggaagaagaagagcacTCCAAAGCCGCGGCGTCCACCTCCTGTTCGCTCCACCCCGCCGAAGCCGCGGCGTCCACCTCCTGTTCGCTCCACCCCGCCGAAGCCGCGGCCTCCACCTCCTGTCCGCTCCACCCCGCCGAAGCGGCGGCCTCCACCTCCTGTCCGCTCCACCCCGCCGAAGCCGCGGCGTCCACCTCCTGTTCGCTTCACCCCGCCGAAGCCGGAAACCGTGCTTCCAGACGCCAGCCAGCCCATCATCATACCGCCCACTTCGCAGGGCGTCCGCACTGAAGCGCACGCCATTCTCGAGTTGTTGCTCAACTTTCCCAACCACTTTCCCACCATAATAACTTACCTAGTAACAAAGGGCGTCAAGTTTTCGGATTTCACGAAACCGATCAACAGCGTCACTGTTGACAACAGGGTTGTCCGGCTCCCGAGGCCACTCAAGCTGGGGTACAAAATCAACATCGACGGCAGAAGCTTTCACCTACCGCAGGAAGCGAAGCAGTTCGCGGGTTACGTCGGGACTCATCAACACCTTCTTACCGTGGCAATAACCTTATTGCGCCAGCTTGGAACAGAGTTCAGCGTGGACCGTGGGGGCAAAATTACCAGCTTCGAAATTTTCGGCAAGAAACAATCGTTCACGCAGTCCTTGGGTGGTGCAGTTTTCGTCAAAGGAAAGAAGTATGACCTTCCCAAGGATATCAAGGCACTCCTAAACGTCGTTAAAAACAATCCAACCGAGTTTTTCAAGATACAGATGCTACTGGAAGCTTTCGGCGTACGTTACATCAAATCCTCCGCAAGAAATGTGGTTCGGATTAATTACGGCAAAGATTCTTACGACATCCCCGTAAAGGGCTCTGCGCGCATTACTTTAGGTGAACTGGCCTTCAACATTCCGGCCGACCTTGAGAAAATATTCAAGACCAAGCAAGGACTAGATGTCGGTGCAGTGTTACAGGCCTTGCAGCGCGCCCACATACCACTGAATGTTGAGAGGGACACCGGGATCGTTACAGGAGTAGTCGTGAATGGTGAGACCATTCCGTTTCCGGTCGCGCTCGACTTACGTTTCAAGCTTTACGGGAAGCAGTATGTCATACCTAGGGACTTGGCCAAGATAGTCAGCGTGCTCGAGGAGAAAAATATGCCCAGCGAAGTACTCTCGATCCTGTACAGCTACTACGGCGTCTCCCCCGTGCTCAACGCTAACAAGGTGGTCATTGCACTGTCATTCAACAACTTCACAATCCCCGTGAAAGCCCGGCCAATGACCGCCCTCGTTATTGCCGGCGTCAAGCTTTTGTTGCCGAGGGATGCAGACAAAATGTACGGTTTGATGACCAGCAAGAAAATCACCCCGGTGCAGCTCTTGCAGGCGTTGCAGTTGGTTGGCTACACTTTTGTCCCGGGACCTGATGGCACTATGCAAACGATACAGAAGGGTGCTGAAAGAATCAAGCTTAATTTCGCACTCCGCATGTACGTCGTTTTGAATAAAAAGCGATACAGGGTGCCTAACGATCTTCCGCCCCTTGTGGACGCCATCAGTAGACTTAAGCCGAAAGATATGGCCAAAGTTATAGCCGACCTCAACCGATATGGCGCGGTCATTGCCGTtaagggcaccaaagccgtcataATGTTGAATGGCATGAAGCACGAAGTATCTCTGAAGTCCCGCGTGGGTACCAACCTGGGACTTATTGTACACATCAGCAACATGACCTTTAACATCCCGAAAGATCTCAAGGCGATTGTGTCATACGCCAACAGCAAGGGAGCCGCCGTCATGCAGCTGCTCGTTGAGTTGTTCAAATCGCACGGAATAAAAGTCAACCAGTCGCCCAAGGGCCTTATCCTCTCTATACTCATGGATGGAAAGTTATACAGCGTCAACAACGCTGGAAAAAAGGATGACGGCAGCGTCCAGGTGAAGATCCGCGGGAAGATGTTCTGGATACCCAGAGAAATGCTCAGTCTGTCCAAGAAGCTCAAAGGGTTCAGGTATGCCGAGCTGCTCGTCGCTCTGATACGAATGGGAGCTAAGGTAGAGGCGGACAAGGAAAGCAACTTCTACGGCTTCCGATTCAAGGGTCGCCTAATGCGGTTCCCTAAGAAGTTCCACGTGGCCGTGAAAGTGGATAGGACAGGAGCAATGTTCCGCGTGCCGGCAGAACTCGGCAAGCTGGCGAAGACGCTATCCAAGGGCGAGTGGCACTGGGATGAAGTGCGCAAGACGCTCAACGCGGCTGGTGTTAAGGTGGCCGGAAAAAGCGGTCCTATCAAGAGCTTCTCCTTCCAAGGCGAGACGTTCTCGGTTAAGAAATAG